A region of Vigna radiata var. radiata cultivar VC1973A chromosome 6, Vradiata_ver6, whole genome shotgun sequence DNA encodes the following proteins:
- the LOC106764185 gene encoding probable carbohydrate esterase At4g34215 → MDLMCVLLGFMWVMEGVRGGSGAVSRDIFVLAGQSNMAGRGGVVGGKWDGKVPAECGPSPWVWRLSAELEWEEAREPLHADIDVTKTCGVGPGMAFANEVRRGGGGLVGLVPCAVGGTKIGEWSRGSRLYDELVKRAKRAMGLGRIRGLLWYQGESDTVREKDSESYKDKMEKLIVDLRLDLELPSLLVIQVALASGEGKFVEKVRRAQMEMKMANVECVDAKGLSLNADKLHLTTTAQVHLGIKLAHAYLNSTTYRNQIHHTQSYQPLRTS, encoded by the exons ATGGATTTGATGTGTGTGTTATTGGGGTTTATGTGGGTTATGGAAGGTGTGCGGGGAGGGTCAGGGGCAGTTTCGAGGGACATTTTTGTGCTGGCGGGACAGAGCAACATGGCTGGACGAGGTGGCGTTGTCGGGGGGAAATGGGATGGGAAAGTACCGGCGGAGTGCGGGCCAAGCCCATGGGTTTGGCGGCTGAGTGCGGAGCTGGAGTGGGAGGAGGCCCGGGAGCCTCTGCATGCGGACATTGATGTGACGAAAACGTGTGGGGTTGGGCCTGGGATGGCGTTTGCGAACGAGGTTCGGAGAGGTGGCGGTGGGCTTGTGGGCCTGGTGCCTTGCGCGGTGGGAGGGACGAAGATCGGAGAGTGGAGTCGTGGGTCTCGGCTGTATGATGAGTTGGTGAAACGTGCGAAGCGTGCGATGGGTTTGGGCCGGATCCGTGGTCTGCTTTGGTATCAGGGAGAGAGTGACACGGTGAGAGAAAAAGACAGTGAGTCATATAAAGATAAGATGGAGAAGTTGATCGTGGACCTTCGATTGGATCTTGAACTCCCATCTCTTCTGGTTATCCAG GTAGCGCTGGCATCAGGGGAGGGAAAGTTCGTAGAGAAAGTAAGGCGTGCTCAAATGGAGATGAAAATGGCGAATGTGGAATGTGTGGATGCTAAGGGACTGAGTCTAAACGCGGATAAACTTCACCTAACCACTACGGCTCAGGTTCATTTGGGCATTAAGTTAGCACATGCCTATCTTAATTCCACCACCTACCGTAACCAAATTCATCATACGCAATCTTATCAACCTCTTCGTACTTCCTGA
- the LOC106763939 gene encoding transcription factor MYB44-like, which translates to MATGSRDMDRIKGPWSPEEDEALQRLVQALGPRNWTMISKSIPGRSGKSCRLRWCNQLSPEVEHRPFTPEEDDAIVRAHSRFGNKWATIARLLNGRTDNAVKNHWNSTLKRKCSALGLDATDRPPLKRSASVSAGYLNPSSPSESDLSDPGQPALSTPSALAFCRPNLMETASSLSDPATSLSLCLPGLRSELIQQPASPPLSPPPPPPPSAAATVEERGKQLFNPEFLRVMQEMIRKEVRSYMSGMEVKNGLRIQTEVIGKAVVKRMGISNIK; encoded by the coding sequence ATGGCAACTGGAAGCAGGGATATGGATCGGATCAAGGGCCCATGGAGCCCGGAGGAGGACGAGGCGCTGCAGAGACTGGTGCAGGCTCTTGGGCCGAGAAACTGGACGATGATAAGCAAGTCTATTCCTGGTCGATCCGGCAAATCATGCCGGCTACGGTGGTGCAACCAGCTCTCACCGGAAGTGGAGCACCGCCCTTTCACGCCGGAAGAGGACGATGCTATTGTCAGGGCGCACAGTAGGTTCGGTAACAAGTGGGCCACCATAGCACGTCTACTCAATGGCCGCACCGATAACGCCGTCAAAAACCACTGGAACTCTACTCTCAAGAGAAAATGCTCCGCCCTTGGTCTCGATGCAACGGATCGTCCACCCCTAAAAAGATCCGCCAGTGTCAGCGCGGGTTATTTAAACCCAAGCAGTCCATCTGAGTCCGATTTAAGCGATCCGGGCCAGCCGGCTCTGTCGACTCCTTCTGCCTTGGCCTTCTGCAGGCCCAATCTCATGGAAACCGCTTCTTCACTCTCCGATCCAGCCACGTCACTGAGTTTATGTCTTCCTGGGTTAAGGTCGGAGCTTATACAGCAGCCAGCATCGCCGCCGCTCTCTCCACCGCCCCCTCCTCCTCCTTCAGCGGCGGCGACGGTGGAAGAGCGTGGAAAGCAATTGTTCAACCCGGAGTTTTTGAGGGTGATGCAAGAAATGATAAGGAAGGAAGTGAGGAGCTACATGTCAGGGATGGAGGTGAAGAATGGTTTGAGAATACAAACGGAAGTCATTGGAAAAGCAGTGGTGAAGCGCATGGGAATCAGCAACATCAAGTGa